Proteins encoded in a region of the Salinicoccus sp. RF5 genome:
- the ruvB gene encoding Holliday junction branch migration DNA helicase RuvB: MDDRILDEGKQQNEEHLEMSLRPEYLHQYIGQQTLKNNLNVFIEAARIREEALDHVILHGPPGLGKTTLSNIIANELGVNIRTTSGPAIERAGDLAAILSSLEMGDVLFIDEIHRLPRAVEEILYSAMEDFFLDVVIGKGEEARSIRIDLPPFTLVGATTRFGSLSAPLRDRFGVQLRLEYYDVDSLVTIVNRTADIFEVAIDDDSAIELARRSRGTPRIANRLLRRVRDFSIVKKEPSITLETTNHALKVLEVDPSGLDPIDHKIMNTILETYGGGPVGLETVAVSIGEEVITLLDVYEPYLIQQGFLERTPRGRKATAKSYDYFNGKSQMDIFRNEE; encoded by the coding sequence ATGGATGATCGCATTTTAGATGAAGGAAAGCAGCAGAATGAAGAGCATTTGGAAATGTCGCTCCGGCCCGAATATCTGCACCAGTATATCGGCCAGCAGACATTGAAGAACAACCTGAACGTATTCATAGAAGCTGCGCGGATCAGGGAAGAGGCGTTGGACCACGTCATTCTGCACGGCCCTCCGGGACTCGGCAAGACGACGCTGTCGAACATCATCGCCAATGAGCTCGGTGTGAACATACGGACGACTTCCGGGCCGGCAATCGAACGTGCCGGGGATCTTGCGGCGATTCTATCGAGCCTCGAGATGGGGGACGTCCTGTTCATCGACGAGATCCACCGGCTTCCTCGGGCTGTGGAGGAGATCCTCTATTCTGCAATGGAGGACTTCTTCCTTGATGTCGTCATCGGCAAAGGGGAGGAAGCGAGGAGCATCCGGATCGACCTGCCGCCATTCACACTGGTGGGGGCGACGACACGCTTCGGCAGCCTTTCGGCACCGCTCCGTGACCGTTTCGGCGTCCAGCTGAGGCTCGAATACTACGATGTCGACAGCCTGGTCACCATCGTCAACCGTACAGCGGACATATTTGAAGTCGCCATCGACGATGACAGTGCAATCGAGCTTGCCAGACGTTCACGCGGCACGCCGCGGATCGCCAACCGGCTGCTCAGGCGTGTCCGGGACTTTTCGATCGTGAAGAAGGAGCCGTCCATCACCCTCGAGACGACGAACCATGCGCTGAAGGTGCTGGAAGTCGACCCGAGCGGGCTGGACCCGATCGACCACAAGATCATGAATACGATTCTCGAAACATACGGCGGCGGGCCGGTGGGCCTTGAAACCGTGGCTGTGTCGATTGGTGAGGAAGTCATCACACTGCTGGATGTATACGAACCGTACCTGATCCAGCAGGGGTTCCTCGAACGGACACCGAGGGGCCGGAAGGCTACAGCAAAAAGCTACGACTACTTTAATGGAAAATCACAGATGGATATATTCAGAAATGAGGAATAG
- the ruvA gene encoding Holliday junction branch migration protein RuvA, producing the protein MYQYIVGVLKEVEPQYITVETNGIGYLIMVPNPFRFEHNKENEVKIHTELIVREDSHTLYGFNSRDEKILFRSLLQVTGIGPKSAMAILAASTPDEIIRAIETEDEKYMQKFPGVGKKTASQIILDLKGKLGHVDASPESPDVDGNDHFISEALLALEALGYSRRELKRIEKHLGKESFGSVDEAVKRGLKYLVQ; encoded by the coding sequence ATGTATCAGTATATTGTTGGTGTTTTGAAGGAAGTGGAGCCGCAGTATATCACTGTGGAGACGAATGGGATCGGCTACCTGATCATGGTTCCGAATCCTTTTCGCTTTGAGCATAATAAGGAGAACGAAGTGAAGATCCACACGGAACTGATCGTAAGAGAGGACAGCCATACGCTCTATGGCTTCAACTCGAGGGATGAAAAGATCCTTTTCAGGTCGCTGTTGCAGGTCACGGGCATCGGCCCGAAGAGTGCAATGGCAATTCTGGCTGCCTCCACCCCGGATGAGATCATCCGGGCGATCGAAACCGAAGATGAGAAGTATATGCAGAAGTTCCCGGGTGTCGGCAAGAAGACGGCCAGCCAGATCATCCTTGATTTGAAAGGCAAGCTCGGACATGTGGATGCTTCACCCGAGTCGCCTGATGTGGATGGCAATGACCACTTCATCAGCGAAGCCCTGCTCGCCCTGGAGGCGCTCGGCTACAGCAGACGTGAGCTCAAGCGCATTGAGAAGCACTTGGGCAAAGAATCTTTCGGTTCTGTGGACGAAGCAGTAAAAAGAGGGCTTAAATACCTAGTTCAGTAA
- the rpmA gene encoding 50S ribosomal protein L27, giving the protein MLKLNLQFFASKKGVGSTKNGRDSISKRLGAKRQDGQYVTGGSILFRQRGTKIHPGENVGRGGDDTLFAKIDGVVKYERLGRDKKRVSVYKEAK; this is encoded by the coding sequence ATGCTTAAACTGAATCTTCAATTCTTTGCATCCAAAAAAGGTGTAGGCTCAACGAAAAACGGTCGTGATTCCATATCCAAACGCCTCGGTGCGAAAAGGCAGGATGGCCAGTACGTTACAGGCGGATCCATTCTTTTCCGTCAGCGTGGGACTAAAATCCACCCGGGTGAAAACGTAGGTCGCGGCGGCGATGATACACTCTTCGCCAAAATCGACGGCGTTGTAAAATACGAGCGTCTGGGTCGCGATAAGAAACGCGTTTCCGTATACAAGGAAGCAAAATAA
- the queA gene encoding tRNA preQ1(34) S-adenosylmethionine ribosyltransferase-isomerase QueA has protein sequence MKLEEFDFELPESLIAQTPLKDRAQSRLLGLNKADGTVSDGKFEDIVKYLNAGDALVLNDTKVLPARLFGVKHETGAKVEMLLLKPIEGGYEVLIRPARKVKEGTEIDFGDGLLKAVCTGTFDEGIRHVSLHHEGLLENVLDELGEMPLPPYIKETLEDKDRYQTVYAKNTGSAAAPTAGLHFTEALLERIRAQGVHIAYITLHVGLGTFRPVSADNIEDHKMHSEFYIMNRETADVLNGVRENGGKVVSVGTTSTRTLETIMRDHGRFEEASGFTDIFIYPGFQYRAVDALITNFHLPKSSLMMLVSAFSDKDTVMKAYQHAIDEKYRFFSFGDAMIIYEDEE, from the coding sequence TTGAAACTCGAGGAATTTGATTTTGAGCTGCCTGAATCACTCATTGCCCAGACCCCTCTGAAAGACCGGGCACAGAGCAGGCTGCTCGGCCTGAATAAGGCGGATGGGACTGTATCGGACGGGAAGTTCGAGGATATTGTGAAGTACCTCAACGCGGGTGATGCACTGGTGCTCAATGATACGAAAGTACTGCCGGCAAGGCTCTTCGGTGTGAAGCATGAGACGGGCGCCAAAGTGGAGATGCTGCTGCTCAAACCGATCGAAGGCGGGTATGAAGTGCTCATCCGTCCGGCCAGGAAGGTCAAGGAGGGGACGGAGATCGACTTCGGTGATGGTCTCTTGAAGGCGGTATGCACCGGCACATTCGATGAGGGCATCAGACATGTCAGCCTCCACCACGAAGGGCTGCTCGAGAATGTCCTCGATGAACTGGGTGAGATGCCTTTGCCGCCATACATCAAGGAAACACTGGAGGATAAGGATCGGTACCAGACGGTCTATGCAAAAAATACGGGGTCCGCTGCCGCGCCGACGGCTGGGCTTCATTTTACTGAAGCGCTGCTCGAGCGCATCAGGGCGCAGGGTGTACATATCGCCTATATCACCCTGCATGTGGGCCTCGGCACATTCAGGCCCGTCAGTGCTGATAACATCGAGGACCATAAGATGCACTCCGAATTCTATATCATGAACCGGGAGACGGCGGATGTACTCAATGGAGTCCGGGAAAATGGAGGAAAAGTGGTCAGTGTCGGTACGACGAGTACGCGGACATTGGAGACGATCATGCGGGATCATGGCAGGTTCGAAGAGGCGAGCGGCTTTACGGACATTTTCATCTATCCGGGCTTCCAGTACAGGGCCGTTGATGCGCTGATCACGAACTTCCACCTCCCCAAGTCCTCCCTGATGATGCTGGTCAGCGCTTTCAGCGACAAGGATACGGTAATGAAGGCCTACCAGCATGCGATTGATGAGAAGTACCGGTTCTTCAGCTTTGGAGACGCGATGATAATATATGAGGATGAAGAATAG
- the mreC gene encoding rod shape-determining protein MreC, which yields MNRLFNRNRMLMILFGIIILIILIGFSITDRSTTTKAEQFTADAAAGSQMIIEAPLNFAGSIFSSIRQSFNAVEENEQLRAQLEMLPQMQSDLERLKAENEELREALDISSKQSYESINARVISRSPDQWLNNFTIDKGEADGIDEGMAVMTPEGLIGTVARANGGSSYVELLTTDVSQNNMSVEVIHDGNPIYGNIREYDTERNLLVIENIKNRSGLARGDEVLTSGLVGDYPEGLLIGTVVEVQNDEYGLSQNAYVQMKGNVDDVDVVFVIERNPESMEE from the coding sequence GTGAACAGGCTTTTCAACCGTAACCGCATGCTGATGATCCTATTCGGCATCATCATACTCATCATCCTGATCGGTTTCTCGATCACCGACCGCAGTACCACGACCAAAGCTGAACAGTTCACCGCCGATGCGGCTGCCGGCTCACAGATGATCATCGAGGCACCGCTCAACTTTGCCGGCAGCATATTCTCGAGCATCAGGCAGAGCTTCAATGCGGTTGAGGAGAATGAACAGCTCAGGGCACAGCTGGAGATGCTGCCCCAGATGCAGTCGGACCTGGAACGTCTCAAGGCCGAGAATGAAGAACTGAGGGAAGCTTTGGACATCAGTTCCAAGCAGTCCTATGAAAGCATCAATGCAAGGGTGATCTCCCGCTCCCCGGACCAGTGGCTGAACAATTTCACCATCGACAAGGGGGAGGCGGACGGCATCGATGAAGGGATGGCGGTCATGACGCCGGAGGGCCTGATCGGCACAGTCGCACGTGCGAACGGCGGCTCCAGCTATGTCGAACTGCTGACGACTGACGTATCCCAGAACAACATGTCTGTGGAGGTCATTCATGATGGCAATCCGATCTACGGCAACATTCGCGAATACGATACGGAACGGAACCTTCTGGTCATCGAAAACATAAAGAACCGCAGCGGACTTGCTCGCGGGGATGAAGTGCTTACGAGCGGACTCGTCGGCGACTATCCTGAAGGCCTCCTCATCGGGACGGTCGTGGAGGTCCAGAATGACGAATATGGATTGAGCCAGAATGCCTACGTCCAGATGAAGGGCAATGTCGATGATGTCGATGTCGTCTTCGTAATCGAAAGAAATCCGGAATCCATGGAGGAATAG
- the mreD gene encoding rod shape-determining protein MreD produces MRAIIIFLFSFLLMYVDFLFADFSPMEIGGVEVYFVPRALLMFILLVSVYASPRMSVLLGVVFGAMLDLYIGSLYGIHTFGMVAFVLFMHTAFRVFHKDFVALAFVVLLLTFFYDLYIYFVYSALDMVHLSAFDYLALRAAPSLLLNALIFILVFIIALKTSKVRKEVLPKH; encoded by the coding sequence ATGAGGGCGATCATAATATTTCTGTTTTCATTCCTGCTGATGTATGTGGATTTCCTGTTTGCAGACTTCAGCCCGATGGAAATCGGCGGTGTGGAGGTTTATTTCGTCCCCCGGGCACTGCTGATGTTCATACTGCTCGTCTCGGTATATGCCAGTCCCAGGATGAGTGTTCTGCTCGGCGTCGTCTTCGGTGCCATGCTGGACCTGTACATAGGATCGCTCTACGGCATCCATACGTTTGGCATGGTGGCTTTCGTCCTGTTCATGCACACCGCATTCAGGGTCTTCCATAAGGACTTCGTCGCCCTGGCATTCGTCGTGCTGCTCCTGACCTTCTTCTATGACCTCTACATCTACTTCGTCTACAGTGCGCTCGACATGGTGCATCTGTCGGCATTCGATTATCTGGCGCTCAGGGCGGCGCCGAGCCTGCTCCTGAACGCGCTGATCTTCATCCTTGTTTTCATCATCGCACTGAAGACTTCCAAGGTCAGAAAAGAGGTACTGCCAAAGCATTGA
- the tgt gene encoding tRNA guanosine(34) transglycosylase Tgt, which yields MAIRYEHIKTCKQTGARIGKLHTPHGTIDTPIFMPVGTLATVKTMTPEELADIGSQIILSNTYHLWLRPGSDIIREAGGLHKFMNWDKPILTDSGGFQVFSLSDRRKIEEEGVHFRSHLDGSKLFLSPEKAMDIQHDLGSDIMMAFDECPPFPAEKKYVKDSIERTTRWAERCLTHHVKEGHDRNQALFGIVQGGEYSDLRAQSAKDLVAMDFPGYSIGGLSVGEPKPIMYRMLEETVPFLPEDKPRYLMGVGSPDALIEGVIRGIDMFDCVLPTRIARNGTTMTSKGRVVVKNKKFERDFTPLDPGCDCYTCRNYTKAYLRHLFKTDEILGLRLTTYHNLYFLLKLMEDIRTAILNDQLMDFKEAFFESYGLNVENPKNF from the coding sequence ATGGCAATAAGATATGAACATATAAAGACATGCAAGCAGACCGGTGCCCGCATCGGCAAACTGCACACGCCGCACGGCACAATCGATACACCGATATTCATGCCTGTCGGTACGCTGGCGACAGTGAAGACGATGACACCTGAGGAGCTCGCAGATATCGGCAGTCAGATCATTCTGAGCAACACCTACCACCTGTGGCTGAGACCCGGCAGTGACATCATCAGGGAAGCCGGAGGCCTCCATAAGTTCATGAACTGGGACAAGCCCATCCTGACGGATTCCGGCGGTTTCCAGGTGTTCAGCCTGAGTGACAGGCGCAAGATTGAAGAGGAAGGCGTCCATTTCAGAAGCCACCTTGATGGCTCCAAACTCTTTTTGAGTCCCGAGAAGGCGATGGATATCCAGCACGACCTCGGTTCCGACATCATGATGGCATTCGACGAGTGTCCGCCATTCCCTGCAGAGAAGAAGTATGTCAAGGATTCGATCGAACGGACCACCAGGTGGGCAGAACGCTGCCTTACCCATCATGTCAAGGAAGGGCATGACAGGAACCAGGCACTGTTCGGCATCGTACAGGGCGGGGAATACAGCGACCTCCGGGCCCAGAGTGCGAAGGACCTTGTGGCGATGGACTTCCCCGGCTATTCGATCGGCGGCCTTTCCGTCGGAGAGCCGAAGCCGATCATGTACCGCATGCTGGAGGAGACGGTACCATTCCTTCCGGAGGACAAACCGAGGTATCTGATGGGTGTCGGCTCGCCCGATGCCCTGATTGAAGGCGTCATCAGGGGCATAGACATGTTCGACTGTGTCCTCCCGACCCGTATTGCACGGAATGGCACCACAATGACATCAAAGGGCCGGGTCGTCGTCAAGAACAAGAAATTCGAGCGTGATTTCACACCACTCGATCCCGGGTGCGACTGCTACACATGCCGTAATTACACGAAGGCATACTTGCGCCATCTGTTCAAAACGGATGAAATTTTGGGATTGAGGCTTACCACTTATCATAACCTGTATTTTCTGCTAAAATTGATGGAGGATATTCGAACTGCAATTTTAAATGATCAATTGATGGATTTTAAAGAAGCATTTTTCGAATCATACGGATTGAATGTTGAAAATCCGAAAAATTTCTAA
- the obgE gene encoding GTPase ObgE — protein sequence MFIDQVDIYLKAGDGGNGLVAYRREKYVPLGGPSGGDGGNGADIIFEVDEGLRTLMDFRYQRHFKAKRGENGMNSNAHGKNSEPMVLKVPPGTIVKRKDTGETLADLVQHGARAVVAKGGRGGRGNSRFASSRNPAPDFAENGEPGEELDVVMELKLLADVGLVGFPSVGKSTILSAVSKAKPKTGDYPFTTIKPNLGVVETGDGRSFVMADLPGLIEGASEGTGLGHQFLRHVERTKVIVHVIDIGGLEGRDAVEDYRIIRNEMGLYNENLLKRPEIIVLNKVDLVEDEAVFDRFTEAVGGDKEIFRISAATRENLDTVLYRVADLLEETSEVEEVIEETDHRVVYRHEKDPDTFEISRDDDGAYVVSGDAIERMFKMTDFNRDAAVRRFARQMRSMGIDDALRERGIQTGDTVRILGGEFEFVE from the coding sequence ATGTTTATAGATCAGGTAGATATTTACTTAAAAGCCGGCGATGGCGGGAATGGCCTTGTCGCATACAGACGTGAGAAGTATGTGCCGCTGGGCGGACCTTCCGGCGGTGATGGCGGCAATGGTGCGGACATCATATTCGAAGTCGATGAGGGACTCAGGACACTGATGGATTTCCGTTATCAGCGCCATTTCAAGGCGAAGCGCGGCGAGAATGGGATGAATTCGAATGCACACGGTAAGAATAGTGAGCCGATGGTGCTGAAAGTGCCGCCAGGCACCATTGTCAAAAGGAAGGATACCGGCGAAACGCTTGCGGACCTTGTACAGCATGGCGCGCGCGCAGTCGTGGCAAAAGGCGGACGCGGGGGACGCGGTAATTCAAGATTTGCCTCCTCCCGTAATCCTGCGCCCGATTTTGCCGAAAATGGTGAACCGGGTGAAGAGCTCGATGTGGTCATGGAGCTCAAACTCCTCGCGGATGTAGGGCTTGTCGGCTTCCCGAGTGTAGGGAAGTCCACGATACTCAGCGCAGTGTCGAAAGCGAAGCCGAAGACGGGCGACTACCCATTTACAACCATCAAGCCGAACCTCGGTGTGGTTGAAACCGGAGACGGCCGTTCGTTTGTGATGGCAGACCTGCCTGGGCTGATCGAAGGGGCTTCCGAGGGTACGGGTCTTGGACATCAGTTCCTGCGCCACGTCGAGCGGACGAAGGTCATCGTCCATGTCATCGACATCGGCGGGCTTGAAGGAAGGGATGCAGTCGAAGACTACAGGATCATCCGCAATGAGATGGGCCTATATAATGAAAACCTCCTGAAGCGTCCTGAAATCATAGTGCTGAACAAGGTCGACCTGGTGGAGGATGAAGCGGTCTTCGACCGTTTCACTGAAGCGGTAGGCGGAGATAAGGAGATCTTCAGAATATCTGCAGCGACGAGAGAGAACCTGGATACAGTACTATACAGGGTTGCAGATCTGCTCGAAGAGACATCTGAAGTGGAGGAAGTCATAGAGGAGACGGACCACCGTGTGGTCTATCGTCACGAGAAGGATCCGGATACATTCGAGATCAGCCGTGATGATGATGGTGCATATGTCGTCTCCGGGGATGCCATAGAGCGCATGTTCAAGATGACGGACTTCAACCGTGATGCTGCTGTCAGGAGATTCGCCAGACAGATGCGTTCCATGGGCATTGATGATGCGCTCAGGGAGCGCGGCATCCAGACCGGGGATACTGTAAGGATACTCGGCGGAGAATTCGAATTCGTAGAATGA
- the yajC gene encoding preprotein translocase subunit YajC yields the protein MEFFMAILPFLVLILVMYFLMIRPAQKKQKEVQNMQSSLQKGDEIITIGGIHGTVESFDQKHMYIRTDDVNGAVLKFERVALKEIVK from the coding sequence ATGGAATTTTTCATGGCCATCCTGCCGTTTCTGGTACTCATCCTGGTAATGTACTTCCTGATGATCCGTCCTGCGCAGAAGAAGCAGAAGGAAGTTCAGAACATGCAGTCAAGCCTGCAAAAAGGTGATGAGATCATCACGATCGGCGGCATCCACGGAACGGTGGAGTCGTTCGACCAGAAGCACATGTACATCCGTACGGATGATGTGAATGGCGCAGTACTCAAATTTGAGCGTGTTGCGCTTAAAGAAATCGTAAAATAG
- the secDF gene encoding protein translocase subunit SecDF yields MKTNRIIAAVLVAVMLLTVIGLTVKDLVKDVNLGLDLQGGFEVLYQVEPLNEGDEIDDTAVQSTAQTLDSRVNVLGVSEPNIQIEEGNRIRVQLAGVDDQTEARELLSTQAELTIRDVDDNVLMDGSDLVQGGASQNFDEMNQPMVSLELKDPGEFRDITEEISQRPAGENLMVIWMDFEEGEDSFEEEAQKADPKFISAPSVSQPINSSDVMISGGFEGQEGIERAQNIAALLNSGALPVKLTEIYSTSVGAQFGEQALDETVTAGLIGVALVFIYMIAFYRLPGVVAAVTLTVYIYLTIFGFNMISGVLTLPGIAALILGVGMAVDANIIMYERIKDELRIGRNLKQAYKKASAASLWTIIDANITTLVAGVVLFAFGTSSVKGFATMLLLSILMSFITAVFLTRFLLSMLIKSGFFNNRLGWFGVKEESRYSINEGKDIEDLTTPWDRFDFVGHSRKFFAFSLGTILVGLLILSIFRLNLGIDFTSGTRADIQTDGEATVEQVEEELEAMDLSPDSITTSGDNMVVVQYAENLPQDSVTEMQSTFDDLYGSEPAISTVSPVIGQELAKNAVIALAIASIGIILYATIRFEWRMALPSVLALIHDAFIMITVFSIFRLEVDITFIAAVLTIIGYSINDTIVTFDRVRENLRKYKVIRKEEEIDTIINRSLKQTLTRSVNTVLTVIIVVVFLVLFGSTAILNFSIALLVGLISGIYSSLFIALQLWGILKKRQLRNADGALTVYEEKSKDDDKILV; encoded by the coding sequence GTGAAAACGAATAGAATCATAGCTGCTGTCCTGGTGGCCGTCATGCTGCTGACAGTCATCGGCCTGACCGTCAAGGACCTCGTCAAGGATGTCAATCTCGGGCTGGACCTCCAGGGCGGTTTTGAAGTGCTGTATCAGGTGGAACCTTTGAATGAAGGCGACGAAATTGATGATACTGCAGTTCAGAGTACGGCCCAGACGCTGGATTCACGGGTCAACGTGCTCGGCGTATCGGAACCGAACATACAGATCGAGGAAGGCAACCGCATACGCGTACAGCTGGCAGGTGTCGATGATCAGACGGAGGCACGGGAACTGCTCAGTACCCAGGCTGAACTGACCATCCGGGATGTGGATGACAATGTCCTGATGGATGGTTCCGATCTGGTTCAGGGCGGGGCGAGCCAGAATTTTGATGAAATGAACCAGCCGATGGTTTCACTCGAACTGAAGGATCCGGGGGAATTCAGGGATATCACCGAAGAGATTTCCCAGCGTCCGGCAGGCGAGAACCTGATGGTCATCTGGATGGACTTTGAGGAGGGTGAGGACAGTTTTGAAGAGGAGGCCCAGAAGGCCGATCCGAAATTCATCTCTGCTCCGAGCGTCTCCCAACCGATCAATTCGTCCGATGTCATGATTTCCGGCGGATTTGAAGGCCAGGAAGGCATTGAGCGTGCACAGAACATCGCTGCACTCCTCAATTCCGGTGCACTGCCGGTAAAACTGACTGAGATCTATTCGACCTCCGTCGGCGCCCAGTTCGGTGAACAGGCACTGGATGAGACCGTCACTGCCGGCCTGATCGGCGTGGCACTCGTATTCATATACATGATCGCATTCTACAGGCTCCCCGGGGTTGTTGCTGCGGTCACGCTCACAGTCTATATCTACCTGACGATATTCGGCTTCAATATGATCAGCGGGGTGCTCACACTGCCGGGGATCGCAGCCCTCATCCTCGGTGTGGGGATGGCTGTGGATGCCAATATCATCATGTATGAACGGATAAAGGATGAACTACGCATCGGCCGCAACCTGAAGCAGGCCTATAAGAAGGCATCTGCTGCCTCATTGTGGACCATCATCGATGCGAACATCACTACACTGGTCGCAGGCGTCGTGCTCTTCGCCTTCGGTACAAGCAGTGTAAAAGGCTTTGCGACCATGCTGCTGCTCTCCATACTGATGAGCTTCATCACAGCGGTATTCCTGACACGCTTCCTGCTGTCGATGCTGATCAAATCCGGCTTCTTCAACAACCGTCTCGGATGGTTCGGCGTGAAGGAGGAGAGCAGATACAGCATCAATGAAGGCAAGGACATAGAAGACCTTACGACACCATGGGACCGTTTCGATTTCGTAGGCCACTCCAGAAAATTCTTTGCATTCAGTCTGGGCACGATCCTGGTCGGACTGCTCATCCTGTCGATATTCCGGCTGAACCTCGGCATCGACTTCACAAGTGGTACCAGGGCGGATATACAGACTGACGGTGAAGCGACAGTGGAGCAGGTTGAAGAGGAACTCGAAGCGATGGACCTGTCCCCGGACAGCATCACGACGTCCGGAGATAACATGGTGGTTGTGCAGTATGCGGAGAATCTTCCGCAGGATTCCGTCACTGAGATGCAGAGCACGTTCGATGACCTCTACGGCAGTGAGCCGGCAATCAGTACGGTAAGTCCGGTCATCGGACAGGAACTGGCCAAAAATGCGGTCATCGCTCTCGCAATCGCATCCATCGGCATCATCCTCTATGCGACCATAAGGTTCGAATGGCGGATGGCACTGCCGAGTGTGCTCGCTCTCATCCATGATGCCTTCATCATGATTACGGTCTTCTCGATCTTCCGTCTGGAAGTCGACATCACCTTCATTGCGGCGGTGCTGACGATCATCGGGTACTCGATCAATGATACGATCGTCACATTCGACAGGGTGAGGGAGAACTTGAGGAAGTACAAAGTCATACGGAAGGAAGAGGAGATTGACACCATCATCAACCGGTCCCTCAAGCAGACGCTCACGCGTTCCGTGAATACGGTCCTTACCGTCATCATCGTGGTGGTCTTCCTTGTACTCTTCGGAAGCACCGCCATACTGAATTTCTCGATTGCCCTCCTGGTCGGCCTGATCAGCGGCATCTATTCATCACTCTTCATCGCGCTGCAGCTGTGGGGCATCCTGAAGAAGCGCCAGCTGCGCAATGCAGACGGCGCCCTGACGGTTTATGAGGAAAAAAGCAAAGATGATGATAAAATATTAGTATAA
- a CDS encoding ribosomal-processing cysteine protease Prp, whose amino-acid sequence MINVEFNINDDGQVTSFKMEGHAQFDEHGKDIVCAGASAVVFGSVNAILNMTEANPSINMEEETGYFEFKLEEPDDAKLQLLLESMIISLKTIEEEYGEHIRLLFK is encoded by the coding sequence ATGATCAATGTAGAATTCAACATAAACGATGATGGACAGGTTACATCCTTCAAGATGGAAGGGCATGCCCAGTTCGATGAACACGGCAAGGACATTGTCTGTGCCGGTGCTTCAGCAGTCGTTTTCGGTTCTGTAAATGCAATCCTCAATATGACGGAAGCCAACCCTTCCATCAATATGGAGGAAGAGACCGGCTATTTCGAATTCAAACTCGAAGAACCGGACGACGCAAAATTACAGCTGCTGCTTGAAAGCATGATCATTTCTTTAAAAACGATAGAAGAAGAATACGGTGAACATATCAGATTATTATTCAAGTGA
- the rplU gene encoding 50S ribosomal protein L21, which translates to MFAIIETGGKQIKVESGQTIYVEKIDAEEGATFTFDKVLFVGGDSVKVGAPTVEGATVSAKVEKHGRGKKIDVVKFKRRKNYKRKQGHRQPYTKLTVDKIDA; encoded by the coding sequence ATGTTTGCAATTATCGAAACAGGTGGTAAACAGATTAAAGTCGAATCTGGTCAAACGATCTATGTAGAGAAAATTGATGCAGAGGAAGGTGCGACCTTCACATTCGACAAAGTGCTCTTCGTAGGTGGAGATTCCGTTAAGGTCGGTGCGCCTACAGTTGAAGGTGCAACTGTATCTGCGAAAGTTGAAAAGCACGGCCGCGGCAAGAAGATCGACGTGGTGAAATTCAAGCGCAGAAAGAACTACAAGCGTAAGCAAGGGCACCGTCAGCCTTATACGAAGCTGACTGTTGATAAGATCGACGCGTAA